The Drosophila innubila isolate TH190305 chromosome 3R unlocalized genomic scaffold, UK_Dinn_1.0 2_E_3R, whole genome shotgun sequence genome has a segment encoding these proteins:
- the LOC117790417 gene encoding uncharacterized protein LOC117790417 isoform X1 — MERRRAMSSYAKLKEQQQQQQQQLENNNSEDENELPALRRSHSVRASLRRLKSKLQSPALALQSPFKLRAHLHSRSRSSSNRTLQKSKVVKALRLWQDIDAVAVITTKVKGEFVPLKKQTMQPNADHELGIEQLMSSLPVGVTLPRKACKLLQIPESYCQSPKTAPKATLDSDLERTLGTESPNASDPVLADITRHAHQGIYGTTRMRTATIRKPMPYLNSHNILPSNHCESQNFETVRLRDKSVYQENNNQDNYPTYYPAPLLSTPSSAFRWSEQLTQHAAVAKLRTAISCNSQDLREMEFLLPQQAHCSTHTMSSSSGQPQLCISRHSQPKNAKLRDDREDQSPELEDQSLANAAGDENTSSNNQHQLTVHRQSVQLRSKIATGNTPHPRVSKMTKKQLKLAQAQLDRLTQSNLHLHALFSAVEHGHLDKARTILESTDVDVNSINTDGLSALDVAVLSNNRSMTKMLLQHGALEGSQFSVESIGTKLNGLLKDAESRIHDLSGPEGLCPPVFTSRPSISSIIIGNTGSSVTGCTGNEVDKQIGIWERRVKGLRRMLLGWDQARPPDAPASVVVDVTGDNSISLQILEPFEGAIGTKFKVQWSTRADFNNVVGERELLDWISFHGTMGAQCNIAGLTQGRRYFLRAACGNVKGWGSYLNSVPASVAPSTWRDLDNREDRFFGRQRILDNLFTAVRMARPADVSELTLDPGSVQRRNPKKKTTIKQLFSVTSKFQKTLRRGIYFSCIVHCDDKVLVTSEDFPPVIEIDESYPSALHIDYYWLMKVACTWEDVKSLRTDMERNLTSPVHFRTKLLSAVSQMQSALGITDLGQLYYKPLKDAQGTVVFTCVQSVKSQKAVSILNSRWLPVSKLQKKLGALHEDYNINELLISSIGDQLYYQQAALQRLEPGLYLGYLKMQCSMDQIQVVVPVKSPNVLPHCKVRENSHITAEEWQALHQSESDPLRLPLDFSAPGDGNGNRPATEVQRLFLYDLSNAMHRLFASMNIKATDAATHRLYDVEVIEHSRDISFLIVCPSVESSVAVPGQSELLLQRDDLASLSIQAFEMIHLRTYQPAIVQKYARLSCILELDTALATHSHREAFSSSELQAAKERLATLQDLSANLTLVWKSVRWLMDVVAYARNKHAQPSLAMREILEFAHMRQEESSGAGKQLLQLPLRESKFIKTGRGSWPGTGDNDNADRQGKPEHSKSETNLGQGNLTPVSAHPTPVDAGDKQPPPQQQQQQQLLQVASNEYAASSSSEVSLRKNSGDSVSSAYTARSFYSAVDSASEGSSSVFALPPSRSDDTLAEALRHPQSASAQRKRTSSNIGPFPTPLITVHSSSSAPYLGGSSVSLRTGSGAFATDLEHKPLKPATEYKVKAASSANLREGGLYLKSSLSALQPELKPMSSEEPIASTSKASSTKSLVHQSSEEDTASCSSLNAEQTSTGAGIIQVYTAYNTGLASGTSLKLHVTPKTTAREVINLVVKQLNMAAVLKGSKGPIYSADMLDNFCLVAVIGARERCLRDDFKPLQLQSPWKKGRLYVRQKHELLAAIEHSNRKSHLI; from the exons aTGGAACGTCGCAGGGCAATGAGTTCTTATGCCAAGCtaaaggagcaacaacaacaacaacagcagcagctggaaaACAACAATAGTGAGGATGAGAATGAGTTGCCAGCTCTGCGTCGCTCACACTCAGTTCGTGCCTCCCTGCGGCGCCTCAAGAGCAAGCTTCAGAGCCCCGCGCTGGCTTTGCAGTCGCCTTTTAAGCTGCGCGCCCATTTGCATTCGCGCAGtcgcagtagcagcaacagaacGTTGCAGAAGTCGAAGGTCGTGAAAGCGTTGCGTTTGTGGCAAGACATCGATGCTGTTGCCGTGATAACAACCAAAGTGAAAGGAGAATTTGTGCCGCTCAAAAAACAGACAATGCAGCCGAATGCAGATCATGAATTGGGCATTGAGCAGTTGATGTCCTCACTGCCCGTGGGCGTGACCCTTCCACGCAAGGCCTGTAAGTTACTGCAAATACCCGAGAGCTACTGTCAAAGCCCCAAGACGGCACCCAAAGCCACCCTGGACTCCGATCTGGAGCGTACTCTGGGCACTGAGTCGCCCAATGCCAGTGATCCCGTTCTGGCCGATATCACACGCCACGCCCACCAGGGAATCTATGGAACAACGCGCATGCGCACGGCCACCATAAGGAAGCCAATGCCCTATCTAAATAGTC ACAACATTCTGCCCAGCAATCATTGTGAAAGTCAGAACTTTGAGACCGTTAGGCTGCGTGACAAGAGTGTTTACCAGGAGAACAACAATCAGGACAATTATCCTACCTATTATCCAGCTCCTTTGCTGTCGACGCCGAGCAGCGCCTTTCGCTGGTCGGAGCAGCTGACGCAGCATGCGGCGGTAGCCAAGTTACGGACTGCGATTTCGTGCAACTCGCAGGATCTGCGTGAGATGGAATTCCTGTTGCCACAGCAGGCACACTGCTCCACTCACACCATGTCCTCCAGCAGTGGACAGCCACAGCTCTGCATTTCTCGCCATTCGCAGCCAAAGAATGCCAAGCTACGCGATGACCGCGAGGATCAGTCGCCGGAACTGGAGGACCAGTCATTGGCCAACGCTGCCGGAGATGAGAACACGTCGTCGAATAATCAACATCAGCTCACCGTGCATCGTCAGTCGGTGCAATTGCGATCCAAGATTGCCACTGGCAATACGCCCCATCCCCGAGTCAGCAAAATGACCAAGAAGCAGCTAAAGCTGGCCCAAGCACAGCTGGACAGGCTGACCCAAAGTAATCTGCATTTACATG CTCTCTTTTCGGCCGTGGAGCATGGTCATTTGGATAAGGCACGCACCATACTGGAGTCAACAGATGTGGATGTCAATAG CATTAATACGGATGGACTCTCGGCGCTGGATGTGGCCGTATTGAGCAACAATCGCTCCATGACCAAGATGCTATTGCAGCATGGCGCTCTGGAGGGTTCTCAGT TTTCCGTCGAGAGCATTGGAACAAAGCTCAACGGTCTGCTCAAGGACGCCGAGTCACGTATACATGATCTCAGCGGACCGGAAGGACTGTGTCCACCCGTCTTCACATCGCGTCCTTCCATATCCAGCATCATAATTG GTAACACGGGCTCTTCAGTTACGGGTTGTACGGGAAACGAGGTAGATAAGCAGATTGGAATCTGGGAGCGTCGAGTCAAGGGATTGCGTCGCATGCTCCTCGGCTGGGATCAAGCCCGACCACCAGATGCCCCAGCCTCGGTGGTTGTCGATGTCACCGGTGACAATTCTATCAGCTTACAAATACTAGAGCCATTCGAGGGCGCCATCGGCACAAAATTCAAAG TTCAATGGTCAACACGCGCGGACTTCAACAATGTGGTCGGCGAGCGGGAGCTGCTCGATTGGATTAGTTTCCATGGCACGATGGGTGCACAGTGCAACATTGCCGGCCTCACCCAGGGACGCCGTTACTTTTTGCGTGCCGCATGTGGCAACGTCAAAGGCTGGGGCAGCTACCTTAACTCGGTGCCCGCCAGCGTTGCCCCCTCAA CCTGGCGCGACTTGGATAATCGGGAGGATCGTTTCTTTGGCCGGCAACGCATATTGGACAATTTATTTACCGCCGTGAGAATGGCGCGTCCTGCAGATGTATCCGAACTTACGCTAGACCCGGGCAGCGTGCAGCGTCGCAATCCCAAAAAGAAAACCACGATCAAGCAATTGTTTTCGGTGACCTCCAAGTTCCAAAAGACGCTGCGACG TGGCATCTACTTCTCTTGCATTGTGCACTGCGATGACAAGGTGCTGGTGACCAGCGAGGACTTTCCGCCCGTCATTGAGATCGATGAGTCGTATCCGAGTGCCCTTCACATTGATTACTATTGGTTGATGAAGGTGGCCTGCACGTGGGAGGATGTCAAATCGCTGCGCACGGATATGGAACGGAATCTGACCTCGCCTGTGCACTTTCGCACAAAATTGTTGTCGGCTGTTTCCCAGATGCAGTCGGCACTGGGCATCACAGATCTCGGCCAGCTGTACTACAAACCCTTGAAGGATGCTCAGGGCACTGTAGTGTTCACTTGTGTGCAGTCGGTGAAGAGCCAGAAGGCGGTGTCCATACTCAACTCACGCTGGCTGCCAGTCAGTAAATTGCAAAAGAAGCTTGGAGCCTTGCACGAGGATTACAATATCAACGAGCTGCTCATTTCCAGCATTGGAGATCAGTTGTACTATCAGCAGGCGGCTTTGCAGCGACTGGAGCCGGGTCTCTATTTGGGATATCTGAAGATGCAATGCTCGATGGACCAGATACAGGTTGTGGTGCCGGTAAAGTCTCCCAATGTCCTGCCCCACTGTAAGGTGCGTGAGAACAGTCACATTACAGCCGAGGAGTGGCAGGCACTGCATCAAAGTGAATCGGATCCACTGCGTCTGCCATTGGACTTCAGTGCACCCGGAGATGGCAATGGCAACCGTCCCGCCACAGAGGTGCAGCGTCTCTTCCTCTACGATCTCAGCAATGCGATGCACAGACTCTTTGCGAGCATGAACATCAAGGCGACGGATGCGGCGACACATCGTCTCTACGATGTGGAGGTCATCGAGCACAGTCGCGACATAAGCTTTCTTATTGTCTGCCCCTCGGTGGAATCGTCGGTTGCCGTGCCAGGACAGtcggagctgctgctgcagcgcgATGATCTGGCCAGTCTCAGTATCCAGGCCTTTGAGATGATCCACCTGCGCACCTATCAGCCCGCCATCGTGCAGAAGTATGCCCGATTGTCCTGCATCCTCGAGCTGGACACCGCATTGGCCACGCACTCGCATCGTGAGGCATTCTCCAGCAGCGAACTGCAGGCCGCCAAGGAGCGTCTGGCCACACTGCAAGATCTGAGTGCCAATCTGACGCTGGTGTGGAAGAGCGTACGCTGGCTGATGGATGTGGTGGCCTATGCTCGAAACAAACACGCCCAGCCCTCGCTGGCCATGCGTGAAATCCTTGAGTTTGCCCACATGCGGCAAGAGGAATCATCTGGGGCGGGCAAACAGCTGTTGCAATTGCCTCTGCGGGAGTCCAAGTTCATCAAGACGGGACGTGGCAGCTGGCCAGGAACTGGCGACAACGATAACGCCGATCGACAGGGCAAACCGGAGCACTCCAAATCCGAAACGAATCTGGGACAAGGCAACTTGACTCCAGTTTCGGCACATCCTACGCCGGTGGACGCTGGCGATAAACAGCCACctccacagcagcaacaacaacaacagctgcttcAAGTGGCGAGCAATGAGTATGCGGCATCCAGTTCCTCGGAGGTTTCTCTGCGCAAGAACAGCGGCGACTCCGTTAGTTCCGCTTACACCGCACGTAGTTTCTACTCCGCGGTCGACTCCGCCTCCgagggcagcagcagcgtcttTGCCCTGCCCCCCTCGCGCTCCGATGACACGTTGGCGGAGGCACTGCGTCATCCCCAGTCAGCCAGTGCACAGCGTAAGCGCACCAGCTCAAACATTGGTCCATTTCCCACACCCCTCATCACCGTGCACAGCTCCAGCTCGGCACCATATTTGGGGGGATCTAGTGTCTCGTTGAGGACCGGCAGCGGCGCCTTTGCCACTGATCTGGAGCACAAGCCTCTGAAGCCAGCGACTGAGTATAAAGTGAAAGCTGCATCCAGTGCAAATCTTCGCGAGGGTGGACTCTATCTTAAGAGCTCGCTGTCGGCACTGCAGCCGGAGCTAAAGCCAATGAGCAGCGAGGAGCCCATAGCCAGCACCTCGAAGGCGTCCTCCACCAAGAGCCTGGTGCATCAGAGCAGCGAAGAGGATACTGCTAGCTGTTCCAGTCTCAATGCAGAGCAGACTTCCACTGGAGCGGGCATCATTCAAGTGTATACAGCGTACAACACGGGCCTCGCCAGCGGTACCAGCCTCAAGTTGCATGTGACGCCCAAGACAACGGCCCGGGAGGTCATCAATCTGGTGGTGAAACAGCTCAACATGGCAGCCGTACTCAAGGGCAGCAAGGGACCCATCTACAGTGCCGATATGCTGGACAATTTCTGTCTCGTCGCCGTCATTGGAGCACGGGAACGTTGTTTACGTGACGACTTTAAGCCGTTGCAGCTGCAAAGTCCCTGGAAGAAGGGACGTCTCTATGTGCGACAGAAACACGAACTCCTGGCGGCCATCGAGCACTCCAATCGCAAATCGCATTTGATCTAA
- the LOC117790417 gene encoding ankyrin repeat and fibronectin type-III domain-containing protein 1 isoform X2: protein MEFLLPQQAHCSTHTMSSSSGQPQLCISRHSQPKNAKLRDDREDQSPELEDQSLANAAGDENTSSNNQHQLTVHRQSVQLRSKIATGNTPHPRVSKMTKKQLKLAQAQLDRLTQSNLHLHALFSAVEHGHLDKARTILESTDVDVNSINTDGLSALDVAVLSNNRSMTKMLLQHGALEGSQFSVESIGTKLNGLLKDAESRIHDLSGPEGLCPPVFTSRPSISSIIIGNTGSSVTGCTGNEVDKQIGIWERRVKGLRRMLLGWDQARPPDAPASVVVDVTGDNSISLQILEPFEGAIGTKFKVQWSTRADFNNVVGERELLDWISFHGTMGAQCNIAGLTQGRRYFLRAACGNVKGWGSYLNSVPASVAPSTWRDLDNREDRFFGRQRILDNLFTAVRMARPADVSELTLDPGSVQRRNPKKKTTIKQLFSVTSKFQKTLRRGIYFSCIVHCDDKVLVTSEDFPPVIEIDESYPSALHIDYYWLMKVACTWEDVKSLRTDMERNLTSPVHFRTKLLSAVSQMQSALGITDLGQLYYKPLKDAQGTVVFTCVQSVKSQKAVSILNSRWLPVSKLQKKLGALHEDYNINELLISSIGDQLYYQQAALQRLEPGLYLGYLKMQCSMDQIQVVVPVKSPNVLPHCKVRENSHITAEEWQALHQSESDPLRLPLDFSAPGDGNGNRPATEVQRLFLYDLSNAMHRLFASMNIKATDAATHRLYDVEVIEHSRDISFLIVCPSVESSVAVPGQSELLLQRDDLASLSIQAFEMIHLRTYQPAIVQKYARLSCILELDTALATHSHREAFSSSELQAAKERLATLQDLSANLTLVWKSVRWLMDVVAYARNKHAQPSLAMREILEFAHMRQEESSGAGKQLLQLPLRESKFIKTGRGSWPGTGDNDNADRQGKPEHSKSETNLGQGNLTPVSAHPTPVDAGDKQPPPQQQQQQQLLQVASNEYAASSSSEVSLRKNSGDSVSSAYTARSFYSAVDSASEGSSSVFALPPSRSDDTLAEALRHPQSASAQRKRTSSNIGPFPTPLITVHSSSSAPYLGGSSVSLRTGSGAFATDLEHKPLKPATEYKVKAASSANLREGGLYLKSSLSALQPELKPMSSEEPIASTSKASSTKSLVHQSSEEDTASCSSLNAEQTSTGAGIIQVYTAYNTGLASGTSLKLHVTPKTTAREVINLVVKQLNMAAVLKGSKGPIYSADMLDNFCLVAVIGARERCLRDDFKPLQLQSPWKKGRLYVRQKHELLAAIEHSNRKSHLI from the exons ATGGAATTCCTGTTGCCACAGCAGGCACACTGCTCCACTCACACCATGTCCTCCAGCAGTGGACAGCCACAGCTCTGCATTTCTCGCCATTCGCAGCCAAAGAATGCCAAGCTACGCGATGACCGCGAGGATCAGTCGCCGGAACTGGAGGACCAGTCATTGGCCAACGCTGCCGGAGATGAGAACACGTCGTCGAATAATCAACATCAGCTCACCGTGCATCGTCAGTCGGTGCAATTGCGATCCAAGATTGCCACTGGCAATACGCCCCATCCCCGAGTCAGCAAAATGACCAAGAAGCAGCTAAAGCTGGCCCAAGCACAGCTGGACAGGCTGACCCAAAGTAATCTGCATTTACATG CTCTCTTTTCGGCCGTGGAGCATGGTCATTTGGATAAGGCACGCACCATACTGGAGTCAACAGATGTGGATGTCAATAG CATTAATACGGATGGACTCTCGGCGCTGGATGTGGCCGTATTGAGCAACAATCGCTCCATGACCAAGATGCTATTGCAGCATGGCGCTCTGGAGGGTTCTCAGT TTTCCGTCGAGAGCATTGGAACAAAGCTCAACGGTCTGCTCAAGGACGCCGAGTCACGTATACATGATCTCAGCGGACCGGAAGGACTGTGTCCACCCGTCTTCACATCGCGTCCTTCCATATCCAGCATCATAATTG GTAACACGGGCTCTTCAGTTACGGGTTGTACGGGAAACGAGGTAGATAAGCAGATTGGAATCTGGGAGCGTCGAGTCAAGGGATTGCGTCGCATGCTCCTCGGCTGGGATCAAGCCCGACCACCAGATGCCCCAGCCTCGGTGGTTGTCGATGTCACCGGTGACAATTCTATCAGCTTACAAATACTAGAGCCATTCGAGGGCGCCATCGGCACAAAATTCAAAG TTCAATGGTCAACACGCGCGGACTTCAACAATGTGGTCGGCGAGCGGGAGCTGCTCGATTGGATTAGTTTCCATGGCACGATGGGTGCACAGTGCAACATTGCCGGCCTCACCCAGGGACGCCGTTACTTTTTGCGTGCCGCATGTGGCAACGTCAAAGGCTGGGGCAGCTACCTTAACTCGGTGCCCGCCAGCGTTGCCCCCTCAA CCTGGCGCGACTTGGATAATCGGGAGGATCGTTTCTTTGGCCGGCAACGCATATTGGACAATTTATTTACCGCCGTGAGAATGGCGCGTCCTGCAGATGTATCCGAACTTACGCTAGACCCGGGCAGCGTGCAGCGTCGCAATCCCAAAAAGAAAACCACGATCAAGCAATTGTTTTCGGTGACCTCCAAGTTCCAAAAGACGCTGCGACG TGGCATCTACTTCTCTTGCATTGTGCACTGCGATGACAAGGTGCTGGTGACCAGCGAGGACTTTCCGCCCGTCATTGAGATCGATGAGTCGTATCCGAGTGCCCTTCACATTGATTACTATTGGTTGATGAAGGTGGCCTGCACGTGGGAGGATGTCAAATCGCTGCGCACGGATATGGAACGGAATCTGACCTCGCCTGTGCACTTTCGCACAAAATTGTTGTCGGCTGTTTCCCAGATGCAGTCGGCACTGGGCATCACAGATCTCGGCCAGCTGTACTACAAACCCTTGAAGGATGCTCAGGGCACTGTAGTGTTCACTTGTGTGCAGTCGGTGAAGAGCCAGAAGGCGGTGTCCATACTCAACTCACGCTGGCTGCCAGTCAGTAAATTGCAAAAGAAGCTTGGAGCCTTGCACGAGGATTACAATATCAACGAGCTGCTCATTTCCAGCATTGGAGATCAGTTGTACTATCAGCAGGCGGCTTTGCAGCGACTGGAGCCGGGTCTCTATTTGGGATATCTGAAGATGCAATGCTCGATGGACCAGATACAGGTTGTGGTGCCGGTAAAGTCTCCCAATGTCCTGCCCCACTGTAAGGTGCGTGAGAACAGTCACATTACAGCCGAGGAGTGGCAGGCACTGCATCAAAGTGAATCGGATCCACTGCGTCTGCCATTGGACTTCAGTGCACCCGGAGATGGCAATGGCAACCGTCCCGCCACAGAGGTGCAGCGTCTCTTCCTCTACGATCTCAGCAATGCGATGCACAGACTCTTTGCGAGCATGAACATCAAGGCGACGGATGCGGCGACACATCGTCTCTACGATGTGGAGGTCATCGAGCACAGTCGCGACATAAGCTTTCTTATTGTCTGCCCCTCGGTGGAATCGTCGGTTGCCGTGCCAGGACAGtcggagctgctgctgcagcgcgATGATCTGGCCAGTCTCAGTATCCAGGCCTTTGAGATGATCCACCTGCGCACCTATCAGCCCGCCATCGTGCAGAAGTATGCCCGATTGTCCTGCATCCTCGAGCTGGACACCGCATTGGCCACGCACTCGCATCGTGAGGCATTCTCCAGCAGCGAACTGCAGGCCGCCAAGGAGCGTCTGGCCACACTGCAAGATCTGAGTGCCAATCTGACGCTGGTGTGGAAGAGCGTACGCTGGCTGATGGATGTGGTGGCCTATGCTCGAAACAAACACGCCCAGCCCTCGCTGGCCATGCGTGAAATCCTTGAGTTTGCCCACATGCGGCAAGAGGAATCATCTGGGGCGGGCAAACAGCTGTTGCAATTGCCTCTGCGGGAGTCCAAGTTCATCAAGACGGGACGTGGCAGCTGGCCAGGAACTGGCGACAACGATAACGCCGATCGACAGGGCAAACCGGAGCACTCCAAATCCGAAACGAATCTGGGACAAGGCAACTTGACTCCAGTTTCGGCACATCCTACGCCGGTGGACGCTGGCGATAAACAGCCACctccacagcagcaacaacaacaacagctgcttcAAGTGGCGAGCAATGAGTATGCGGCATCCAGTTCCTCGGAGGTTTCTCTGCGCAAGAACAGCGGCGACTCCGTTAGTTCCGCTTACACCGCACGTAGTTTCTACTCCGCGGTCGACTCCGCCTCCgagggcagcagcagcgtcttTGCCCTGCCCCCCTCGCGCTCCGATGACACGTTGGCGGAGGCACTGCGTCATCCCCAGTCAGCCAGTGCACAGCGTAAGCGCACCAGCTCAAACATTGGTCCATTTCCCACACCCCTCATCACCGTGCACAGCTCCAGCTCGGCACCATATTTGGGGGGATCTAGTGTCTCGTTGAGGACCGGCAGCGGCGCCTTTGCCACTGATCTGGAGCACAAGCCTCTGAAGCCAGCGACTGAGTATAAAGTGAAAGCTGCATCCAGTGCAAATCTTCGCGAGGGTGGACTCTATCTTAAGAGCTCGCTGTCGGCACTGCAGCCGGAGCTAAAGCCAATGAGCAGCGAGGAGCCCATAGCCAGCACCTCGAAGGCGTCCTCCACCAAGAGCCTGGTGCATCAGAGCAGCGAAGAGGATACTGCTAGCTGTTCCAGTCTCAATGCAGAGCAGACTTCCACTGGAGCGGGCATCATTCAAGTGTATACAGCGTACAACACGGGCCTCGCCAGCGGTACCAGCCTCAAGTTGCATGTGACGCCCAAGACAACGGCCCGGGAGGTCATCAATCTGGTGGTGAAACAGCTCAACATGGCAGCCGTACTCAAGGGCAGCAAGGGACCCATCTACAGTGCCGATATGCTGGACAATTTCTGTCTCGTCGCCGTCATTGGAGCACGGGAACGTTGTTTACGTGACGACTTTAAGCCGTTGCAGCTGCAAAGTCCCTGGAAGAAGGGACGTCTCTATGTGCGACAGAAACACGAACTCCTGGCGGCCATCGAGCACTCCAATCGCAAATCGCATTTGATCTAA